CGTACTCATCATGATTCCCGGTCCGGACCAGGCCCTGATGACCCGCAGCACGCTGCTCGGTGGCCGCGCGGCCGGGCTGCTGACCATGACCGGCGGCGTGCTCGGGCTGGCCGTGCACGCCACCGCCGCGGCCGTCGGGCTGTCGGCCCTGCTGCTCGCCTCGGCGACCGCGTTCACGGTGCTGAAGATCGTCGGAGCTGCCTACCTGCTGTGGGTCGGCGTGCAGACGTTGCGCGCCGCGGCCCGGGGCGAGCAGATCGAAACCCTGACCACGGGGGTACGGCTGCGCCCGCTCACCGCCATCCGCCAGGGTTTCCTGAGCAACGCGCTCAACCCGAAGGTGGCACTGTTCTTCGTGACGTTCCTGCCGCAGTTCCTGTCCACCGGCGACACCGCCGCCGCGACCCGGCTGCACGCGCTGCTGCTGTCGGCGGTGTTCGCGCTGCTCTACCTGGGCTGGTTCGGCCTGTATGTCACCGCGGTCAACGGCCTCGGCCGCCTGCTCCGCCGGCCCCGGGTCAAAGCGGGCATCGAGCGCGTCACCGGGGTGCTGCTGGTCGCGTTCGCCGTACGCCTGGTCACCGCGCACCAGACCGTCTGATTGGGAGGGTGAAGTGTCCGCATCCGTGCTCTTCATGTCAATGTCACTCGACGGCTTCATCGCCGACCCGGCCGACCGGCTCGGCGGCCCCGACGGCAACCGCCTGCACTACTGGGGCCTGACGGAGGATCGGGAAGGTTTCCGGTCCGAGGGCGTGGCCGGCGAGATGCTGGCCGAATACAACGAGACCGGCGCCGTCGTCGCGGGCCGGCGCACGGTGGAGATCGTCGACCACTGGGGTGGCGACCATCACGGCCGCCCGATCTTCGTGCCGAGCCACCGGCCGCCCGGCCCGTCGGTTGCCAACTATCCGCTGGTGACCTACGTGAGCGACGGCATAGCCAGCGCGATGGCACAGGCGAAGGCCGCCGCCGGCGACCGCGACGTGCTGGTGCACGGCGGCGACACGGCGCGGCGGGCGCTGGCGGCCGGTGTCCTCGACGAGCTGCGGATCCATCAGATCCCGGTGCTGCTGGGCCGCGGCCGCCGGCTCTTCGACGAGCTGCCGGCCGAGATCGAGTTGGAGATCGTGCGGGTGGTCGACACGCCCGAAGCCACCCATTTGCGCTACCGCGTACGCCGCTGAAGGGCTTTTGCGTTTCCCGCGCCGACCGGATTAGCCTTCGCCGCCGGAAGATCCTCCACCCCGGACCACAGGAGCCCACGTGTCGACGATCCATCGTGTACGCACCGCCACCGCCACCGACGTCCCGGCGCTGAAATCGGTGATCGCGGCCGCGTTCATGGCCGACCCGATCGCCGACTGGATCTTCCGCGACGAGGCCACCCGCCCCGACCACCACCACGTGTTCTTCGGCGGCTACGTCGACGTGGCGATGGCCACCGGCCGGGCCGACACGCTCGACGGGCACCAGGGCCTGGCGCTCTGGCTCGACGTGGACGTCGACGCGGCGGACCCCGACGACGACGGCACCTTCGGCGCGGCGCTGGAGGCCGGCATCGACGGCGAGACCCTGAAGCGGCTCGCGGTGCTCGACGACCTGATGGCCGCGGGCCACCCGCACGACCGCAGCCACGCCTACCTGCCGTTCATCGCGGTGCACCCCGATCACCAGGGGACCGGGGTCGGGGCGGCGTTGTTGCAGCACCGGCTCGCCGAGCTCGACGCCGCCGGGCGGCCGGCCTACCTGGAGGCGAGCAACCTGCGGAACGCGGGGCTTTACGAGCGGCTCGGCTTCGCGCGGATGTCCTCGACGATCGACCTGCCGGGCGGGCCGTCGCTCTACCCGATGTGGCGCGACCCCCGCTAAGCGTTGGTGGCCAGGTCGGCGCGGCACGCCGCGCCGACCGGCCGCGGCCGAAGCCCCGGACACCGCGGCGGGATTCCCGACGACCTGGTCACGTCTCGCAGGCGGTGCCGTCGTCGTCGCGGTCGAGGCCGGCGCGGTAGCCGGGGTCGCCCCTGTGCAGCGGCGCCGCACCGGCCGCACGCGCCTCGGCGCAGTTCTTGTAGTAGGCCTCCTCCGCCGGCTCGTCGGCGGGCTCCTCCTCGACGACGGGCTCGGGCTCATCGGCCGCCGGCGCCTCCGGCTCGTCGACGGACTCGTCGACAGAGTCGTCGACGGGCTGGTCGTCGCTATTGCCGGCGGGCGCCTGGACGCCCGGGCCGGTGTCGCGCGTAAAGGTGTCGACGCCGTTGTAGACAGCGAGGCCGCCGCCGCAGCACAGGACCGCGATCACCGCCAGGCCGACCAGACCGGCCAGCGGGTTGGACTTCCTTTGGGGCATCGCGCCAGTGTGGATGGTCGGCGACCAAGGTCAGGAGCGGCGGATCGGTGGACGCTCCCTCGGGCGTCCGGTGTTCCCCGGCTCAGGTCGGT
This genomic interval from Asanoa ferruginea contains the following:
- a CDS encoding LysE family translocator, whose protein sequence is METFALAALVLIMIPGPDQALMTRSTLLGGRAAGLLTMTGGVLGLAVHATAAAVGLSALLLASATAFTVLKIVGAAYLLWVGVQTLRAAARGEQIETLTTGVRLRPLTAIRQGFLSNALNPKVALFFVTFLPQFLSTGDTAAATRLHALLLSAVFALLYLGWFGLYVTAVNGLGRLLRRPRVKAGIERVTGVLLVAFAVRLVTAHQTV
- a CDS encoding dihydrofolate reductase family protein, whose product is MSASVLFMSMSLDGFIADPADRLGGPDGNRLHYWGLTEDREGFRSEGVAGEMLAEYNETGAVVAGRRTVEIVDHWGGDHHGRPIFVPSHRPPGPSVANYPLVTYVSDGIASAMAQAKAAAGDRDVLVHGGDTARRALAAGVLDELRIHQIPVLLGRGRRLFDELPAEIELEIVRVVDTPEATHLRYRVRR
- a CDS encoding GNAT family N-acetyltransferase — translated: MSTIHRVRTATATDVPALKSVIAAAFMADPIADWIFRDEATRPDHHHVFFGGYVDVAMATGRADTLDGHQGLALWLDVDVDAADPDDDGTFGAALEAGIDGETLKRLAVLDDLMAAGHPHDRSHAYLPFIAVHPDHQGTGVGAALLQHRLAELDAAGRPAYLEASNLRNAGLYERLGFARMSSTIDLPGGPSLYPMWRDPR
- a CDS encoding excalibur calcium-binding domain-containing protein, producing MPQRKSNPLAGLVGLAVIAVLCCGGGLAVYNGVDTFTRDTGPGVQAPAGNSDDQPVDDSVDESVDEPEAPAADEPEPVVEEEPADEPAEEAYYKNCAEARAAGAAPLHRGDPGYRAGLDRDDDGTACET